A portion of the Roseimicrobium gellanilyticum genome contains these proteins:
- a CDS encoding sulfatase-like hydrolase/transferase codes for MKSTFLIAAFAAATAGLLLPATASAESKKPNVLVILADDLGYGETSIQGNPQIPTPHIDSIGKSGVRFTSGYVSGPYCSPTRAGLFTGRYQQRFGHEFNPGPAQTAGQAVGLPVEEKTIGDRFKEAGYTTGWFGKSHLGYEPQFHPLKRGFDEFYGFLGGAHDYLDAKADGKNPILKGTEQVDSVEYTTESFAKEAVSFIDKNKKKPWFVYLPFNAVHGPLQATEKYLARFANIEDQKRRTFAAQLSAMDDAIGTVLEKIRANGQEENTLIFFFADNGGPTRQTTSQNGPLRGFKAQTWEGGIRVAWLAQWKGRIPAGQVDDRPVIQLDILPTALAAAGVEAKPEWKLDGVNLLPYITGEKKEAPHEALYWRFGPQIAIRKGAWKLVKGTNPESQPLERRGAASVEGAELYNLEKDIGETNNLAASEPEKLKELAAAWERWNSELVAPKWIPGNAGKKQGAGGGKKRPAAQTQAQSN; via the coding sequence ATGAAATCCACATTCCTCATCGCCGCCTTTGCGGCTGCTACAGCAGGCTTGCTGTTGCCTGCCACGGCTTCTGCAGAATCCAAGAAGCCCAATGTTCTCGTTATCCTCGCTGATGATCTCGGCTACGGGGAGACCAGCATCCAGGGCAATCCACAAATCCCCACACCGCACATCGATAGCATCGGCAAGAGCGGTGTCCGGTTTACGAGTGGCTATGTGAGTGGTCCGTATTGCAGCCCTACAAGGGCTGGACTTTTCACCGGTCGGTATCAGCAGCGCTTCGGCCATGAATTCAATCCCGGTCCTGCACAGACAGCAGGCCAGGCGGTGGGCCTTCCTGTGGAGGAGAAGACCATCGGTGACCGCTTCAAGGAGGCTGGCTATACCACGGGCTGGTTTGGCAAATCCCACCTTGGTTATGAGCCGCAGTTCCATCCGCTGAAGCGCGGATTCGATGAGTTCTACGGGTTCCTTGGTGGCGCGCACGACTATCTGGATGCGAAAGCTGATGGGAAGAATCCCATTCTCAAGGGCACGGAACAGGTGGATTCAGTAGAGTACACCACCGAGTCGTTCGCGAAGGAGGCAGTGTCGTTCATCGACAAGAACAAGAAGAAGCCCTGGTTCGTGTACCTTCCCTTCAACGCGGTGCATGGTCCGCTGCAAGCCACGGAGAAGTATCTGGCCCGTTTCGCGAACATCGAAGATCAGAAGCGCCGCACCTTCGCCGCGCAGCTTTCCGCGATGGATGATGCCATCGGCACTGTGCTGGAAAAGATCCGGGCCAATGGGCAGGAGGAAAACACGCTGATCTTCTTCTTCGCTGACAATGGTGGGCCCACCCGTCAGACCACCTCGCAGAATGGACCGCTGCGCGGCTTCAAGGCACAGACTTGGGAGGGAGGCATTCGCGTTGCCTGGCTGGCGCAGTGGAAGGGGCGCATTCCCGCAGGACAGGTGGACGATCGTCCGGTCATCCAGCTCGACATCCTGCCAACGGCTCTCGCGGCTGCTGGGGTCGAAGCCAAGCCCGAGTGGAAGCTCGATGGCGTGAACCTTCTTCCTTACATCACGGGTGAAAAGAAAGAAGCTCCACACGAGGCGCTCTACTGGCGCTTCGGCCCGCAGATTGCCATTCGCAAGGGGGCATGGAAGCTGGTGAAAGGAACCAATCCCGAATCCCAGCCACTGGAACGCCGTGGTGCTGCATCCGTCGAAGGGGCGGAACTTTACAACCTGGAAAAGGACATCGGCGAAACGAACAATCTCGCAGCCAGCGAACCTGAAAAACTGAAGGAGCTCGCTGCAGCTTGGGAGAGGTGGAACTCGGAACTGGTGGCACCCAAGTGGATTCCCGGGAACGCGGGCAAGAAGCAAGGTGCTGGCGGCGGCAAGAAGCGCCCGGCGGCCCAGACCCAAGCGCAGTCGAACTAG
- a CDS encoding sulfate ABC transporter substrate-binding protein — MITLTLSHLRGRQHRTRRWLLGAAVSSLLVPLPLHAAEQKLLNVSYDVTREFYKDYNDAFAKHWKIKTGNDVLVDQSHGGSSKQARAVLDGLSADVVTFNQSTDIDILVPSGLVAKDWTAKYPNNAAPYTSTILFLVRKGNPKGIKDWSDLVKDGVQVIIPNPKTSGNGRYSYIGAWAYALKSDGGNEDKAKEFVGKLFKNVPVLDTGGRGATTTFAQNGIGDVLLTFENEVHLTLKELGADKFDIVVPSLSILADAPVAVVETVAKKNGNEDLAKEYLSYLYSDEGQELAAKHYYRPRNADILKKHGDRFPEVKLVTIDEIAGGWANALKVHFKDGGVFDQIYQRK, encoded by the coding sequence ATGATCACACTCACTCTTTCTCACTTGCGCGGGCGGCAGCACCGCACACGCCGCTGGCTGCTGGGCGCAGCGGTTTCATCCCTCCTTGTTCCACTGCCACTGCATGCGGCTGAGCAGAAGCTGCTCAACGTGTCCTATGATGTGACACGCGAGTTCTACAAGGACTACAACGACGCCTTCGCGAAGCATTGGAAGATCAAGACTGGCAACGATGTCCTCGTGGACCAATCCCATGGCGGCTCCTCGAAGCAAGCCCGTGCGGTGCTTGATGGATTGAGTGCTGATGTGGTCACCTTCAATCAAAGTACGGATATTGATATCCTTGTGCCCAGTGGGCTGGTGGCGAAAGACTGGACTGCAAAGTATCCCAACAACGCCGCGCCCTACACCTCCACGATTCTGTTCCTAGTGCGGAAAGGGAACCCCAAAGGCATCAAGGACTGGAGTGACCTGGTGAAGGATGGAGTGCAAGTCATCATCCCGAATCCGAAGACGTCCGGCAATGGACGCTACAGCTACATTGGCGCATGGGCCTATGCATTGAAGTCGGATGGTGGGAATGAAGACAAGGCCAAAGAGTTCGTTGGCAAGCTCTTCAAGAACGTGCCCGTGCTGGATACCGGTGGCCGTGGTGCTACCACCACCTTCGCACAGAATGGCATCGGCGATGTGTTGCTCACCTTCGAAAACGAGGTGCATCTCACGCTCAAGGAACTCGGGGCGGACAAGTTCGATATTGTGGTGCCCTCACTCAGCATCCTGGCGGACGCACCTGTGGCTGTGGTGGAGACAGTGGCGAAGAAGAATGGCAACGAGGATCTGGCCAAGGAGTACCTCTCCTATCTCTACAGCGATGAGGGACAGGAGCTGGCAGCGAAGCATTACTACCGCCCTCGCAATGCTGACATTCTCAAGAAACACGGAGACCGTTTCCCCGAAGTGAAACTCGTGACGATTGATGAAATCGCCGGCGGTTGGGCCAATGCCCTGAAGGTGCACTTCAAAGACGGCGGTGTCTTCGACCAGATTTACCAGCGCAAATAG
- a CDS encoding cysteine synthase A, giving the protein MPTYRGVDGHIGNTPLIRLNKLSELTGCEILGKAEYMNPGGSVKDRAAWGIITDAEEKGLLKPGQTIVEGTAGNTGIGLTVIGAARGHKSVIVIPETQAPEKILLLRTLGAEVRPVPAKPYKDPGNYNHIARRLAEENDWFWANQFDNTANRQAHYVTTGPEIWQQTEGTVDAFVASVGTGGTLAGTTQYLKEKKPGVLSVCADPYGAAMWSWFTQGNTDTDDGDSIAEGIGQGRVTKNVEAAAVDAAYRIDDQTALTIVNQLLREEGIFVGLSSGINVGGAVRLAKERGPGQTIVTILCDSGHKYQSKLFNHAWLAENGLDPNRAIESILA; this is encoded by the coding sequence ATGCCCACCTATCGCGGAGTCGACGGCCACATTGGAAACACACCCCTCATCCGCCTGAACAAGCTATCCGAACTGACGGGCTGTGAGATTCTCGGCAAGGCGGAATACATGAATCCCGGTGGTTCCGTGAAAGACCGCGCAGCGTGGGGCATCATCACCGATGCCGAGGAAAAGGGACTGCTGAAGCCAGGCCAGACCATCGTGGAAGGCACTGCGGGGAATACCGGGATCGGCCTCACCGTCATCGGCGCGGCACGAGGACACAAGAGTGTCATCGTCATTCCCGAGACCCAGGCACCGGAGAAGATACTGCTACTGCGCACGCTCGGTGCTGAAGTACGGCCCGTGCCCGCAAAGCCCTACAAGGACCCGGGAAATTACAATCACATTGCACGCCGGCTCGCGGAAGAAAACGACTGGTTCTGGGCCAACCAGTTCGACAATACGGCGAATCGCCAAGCTCACTACGTGACCACAGGTCCGGAGATTTGGCAGCAGACAGAAGGCACCGTCGATGCCTTCGTTGCTTCCGTAGGCACGGGCGGAACCTTGGCGGGCACGACGCAATATCTGAAGGAGAAGAAACCTGGAGTGCTCTCCGTATGCGCGGACCCTTATGGTGCGGCCATGTGGTCCTGGTTCACCCAAGGCAATACAGACACCGACGACGGTGACTCCATCGCCGAAGGCATCGGACAAGGCCGGGTGACCAAGAACGTGGAAGCGGCTGCAGTTGATGCTGCGTATCGCATCGATGACCAGACTGCCCTGACCATCGTGAACCAGCTCCTGCGTGAGGAAGGCATCTTCGTGGGTCTCTCCTCTGGCATCAATGTGGGTGGCGCGGTGCGGCTTGCGAAAGAGCGCGGCCCCGGTCAGACGATTGTCACCATCCTCTGCGACTCTGGACACAAGTACCAGTCCAAACTCTTCAATCACGCCTGGCTGGCGGAGAATGGCCTGGATCCCAATCGCGCGATCGAATCCATCCTCGCGTAA
- a CDS encoding serine O-acetyltransferase yields the protein MAAPWEALPYGQYVPALLDSYENVGGLNNSDSHNMPSKGAVGQICEELLQILFPGFHDEDALHHGLLVEVTSQRFSRVMLRLEDQVRKAVRIGDPKKPTGKTPPILRKFCQTLPGVRELLLTDVECAYDGDPSAVSREEIILSYPCIEAIAIQRCAHLLHKAGAPVIPRMMTEWAHSRTGIDIHPGASIGTHFFIDHGTGVVIGETCRIGNNVKIYHGVTLGARSIAKTETGQAIKGQKRHPNVEDSVTIYPNSTILGGETVLGANSTIGANVFLMHSVPPNSLVIYEEKNLTILDKTQKRVKAAPEFSI from the coding sequence GTGGCCGCTCCCTGGGAAGCCCTCCCCTATGGACAATACGTTCCGGCACTGCTCGACTCCTATGAGAATGTCGGCGGTCTGAACAATAGCGATTCCCACAACATGCCCTCCAAGGGCGCCGTGGGCCAGATCTGCGAGGAACTTCTGCAGATCCTCTTCCCCGGCTTCCACGATGAGGATGCGCTGCACCACGGGTTGCTGGTAGAAGTGACCAGCCAGCGCTTCTCGCGTGTGATGCTGCGGCTTGAGGACCAGGTGCGCAAGGCGGTGCGCATTGGTGACCCCAAAAAGCCCACTGGCAAAACCCCTCCCATCCTCCGCAAGTTCTGCCAGACGCTTCCAGGGGTTCGTGAGTTGCTGCTCACAGATGTGGAGTGCGCCTATGATGGCGATCCCTCCGCGGTCAGCCGCGAAGAAATCATTCTCTCGTATCCCTGCATCGAAGCCATCGCAATCCAGCGTTGCGCGCACCTGCTGCACAAGGCGGGCGCCCCTGTCATTCCTCGCATGATGACGGAGTGGGCTCACTCTCGTACGGGAATCGACATCCATCCCGGTGCCAGCATCGGGACACACTTCTTCATCGATCACGGCACGGGCGTGGTGATTGGCGAGACCTGCCGCATTGGCAACAACGTGAAGATCTATCATGGCGTGACCCTCGGTGCTCGCAGCATCGCCAAGACAGAAACAGGCCAGGCCATCAAGGGACAGAAGCGCCATCCGAACGTGGAGGATAGTGTCACCATCTATCCGAACTCAACCATCCTGGGTGGAGAGACCGTGCTCGGCGCAAACTCCACCATCGGGGCCAATGTCTTCCTCATGCACAGTGTGCCACCCAACTCACTCGTCATTTACGAGGAGAAAAATCTCACTATCCTCGACAAGACCCAAAAGCGCGTAAAGGCCGCCCCGGAATTCTCCATTTGA
- a CDS encoding rhodanese-like domain-containing protein, whose protein sequence is MKTISPNELSQRLAAEPGSVVIDVRTPVEYAEVHVPQARLEPLDKLAPSSLASSGTASKDKPVYILCRSGQRAAKAAEKLAAEGFAQPIVVEGGTLAWISAGLPVNRGQVKVISLERQVRIVAGSLVFIGVLLGWFVHPAFVWLSGFVGAGLVFAGITDFCGMGLLLAKAPWNQRAPSSNRGQSAS, encoded by the coding sequence ATGAAGACCATTTCCCCCAACGAACTCAGCCAGCGCCTCGCCGCAGAACCCGGCAGCGTGGTCATTGATGTGCGCACCCCTGTGGAATATGCCGAAGTGCATGTACCCCAGGCTCGCCTCGAACCGCTGGATAAACTCGCCCCCTCTTCACTGGCCAGTTCCGGCACCGCCAGCAAGGACAAGCCCGTGTACATCCTCTGCCGCAGTGGCCAGCGAGCCGCGAAAGCTGCGGAAAAGCTCGCCGCGGAAGGTTTTGCCCAACCCATCGTGGTGGAAGGCGGCACTCTCGCGTGGATCTCCGCCGGACTGCCGGTGAATCGTGGGCAGGTGAAAGTCATCAGCCTCGAGCGCCAGGTGCGCATCGTGGCAGGGTCGTTGGTCTTCATCGGCGTGCTGCTCGGGTGGTTTGTGCATCCGGCTTTTGTGTGGCTCTCGGGCTTCGTCGGCGCCGGTCTTGTATTCGCGGGCATCACGGACTTCTGTGGCATGGGCCTGCTCCTTGCCAAAGCGCCGTGGAATCAGCGTGCGCCCTCGAGCAACCGTGGTCAATCAGCCAGTTAA
- a CDS encoding cysteine desulfurase gives MTTPPEPSFGGVDTSLIHRLLGEFYRGNSQHPTAPGTPSIATLAPRQPDVAPPVHPTLDSLHPNVDTQPVKSASSADDGEYAFGNPHVLFGAEGHAVSVLGAPEKQSSSLPVSERYYFLPREAAQVQELSSSLGSSRPSASGIPSARAFDVHSVRSDFPALHQQVNGRPLIWLDNAATTHKPKAVIDATSSFYSRDNSNIHRAAHALAARSTDLFENARESVRKFLGASSAKEIVFVRGTTEAINLVAQSYGRKNIGAGDEILITHMEHHANIVPWQLLAEQTGATIRVAPINDRGELILDQFATLLNGRTKLVAITHVSNALGTVNPVEQVIALAHAFGVPVLVDGAQSTPHMPVNVQALDADFYTLSGHKIFGPTGIGVLYGKSSLLSGMPPWQGGGHMIKDVTFAKTVYNEPPEKFEAGTPDIAGVVGLGAAVEYLMSIGMPAIAAYEHALLEYATESLATIPGIRPIGTAANKASVLSFVIPGIPNVDIARHLDKHGIAVRAGHHCAQPAQRKFGVEGSVRPSLAFYNTRDEVDTLVDVLKRLPRN, from the coding sequence ATGACTACTCCGCCTGAGCCATCCTTCGGCGGGGTGGACACCTCGCTCATCCATCGGCTGTTGGGTGAATTCTACCGGGGGAATAGCCAACATCCCACGGCTCCGGGCACGCCTTCGATAGCCACACTCGCTCCGCGACAACCTGATGTGGCGCCACCTGTGCATCCCACCTTGGATTCTCTTCATCCGAATGTGGATACCCAACCGGTCAAAAGCGCATCTTCCGCAGATGACGGCGAGTACGCCTTCGGCAATCCTCATGTGCTCTTCGGTGCAGAAGGACATGCCGTGAGCGTGCTCGGTGCGCCTGAAAAACAATCGTCATCACTCCCCGTGAGTGAGCGCTACTACTTCCTGCCACGGGAAGCGGCGCAAGTACAGGAGCTCTCAAGCAGCTTGGGCTCATCAAGACCGTCGGCTTCAGGCATACCGTCTGCCCGTGCGTTCGATGTCCATTCCGTTCGCAGCGATTTTCCTGCATTGCATCAACAGGTGAATGGGCGTCCACTCATCTGGCTGGACAACGCCGCTACCACACACAAGCCGAAGGCAGTGATCGATGCGACATCATCCTTCTACAGCCGGGACAACTCCAACATCCATCGCGCCGCACACGCTCTGGCAGCGCGTTCCACGGATCTCTTCGAAAACGCTCGCGAGAGCGTGCGCAAGTTCCTCGGGGCATCCAGCGCGAAGGAGATCGTCTTCGTCCGTGGTACGACAGAGGCCATCAACCTCGTGGCGCAGAGCTACGGCAGGAAAAACATTGGCGCTGGTGATGAAATCCTCATCACGCACATGGAGCACCATGCGAACATCGTACCCTGGCAGCTTCTCGCGGAGCAGACAGGCGCCACCATCCGCGTGGCTCCCATCAATGATCGTGGCGAGTTGATCCTCGATCAATTTGCCACCCTGCTCAATGGCCGCACGAAGCTCGTCGCCATCACGCATGTCTCCAATGCCCTCGGAACGGTGAATCCCGTGGAGCAGGTCATCGCGCTCGCGCATGCCTTCGGCGTGCCAGTGCTGGTGGATGGCGCCCAATCCACCCCGCACATGCCGGTGAATGTACAGGCACTGGATGCGGACTTCTACACGCTGTCAGGTCACAAAATCTTCGGACCCACGGGCATCGGAGTGCTCTACGGCAAAAGCTCGCTCCTGAGCGGAATGCCTCCGTGGCAGGGCGGTGGACATATGATCAAGGACGTGACCTTTGCGAAGACGGTCTACAACGAACCTCCGGAAAAGTTCGAGGCCGGCACGCCGGACATTGCCGGTGTGGTGGGTCTGGGTGCAGCGGTGGAATACCTCATGTCCATCGGCATGCCCGCCATCGCCGCGTATGAACATGCGTTGCTGGAATACGCCACCGAGTCGCTTGCCACCATTCCCGGAATCCGGCCCATCGGTACAGCCGCCAACAAAGCCAGCGTGCTTTCCTTTGTAATCCCCGGCATCCCCAATGTCGACATCGCAAGGCACCTGGACAAGCACGGCATCGCGGTGCGCGCGGGACATCACTGCGCCCAGCCCGCGCAGCGCAAGTTCGGCGTCGAGGGCAGCGTGCGCCCCTCGCTGGCCTTCTACAACACTCGCGACGAAGTGGATACCCTCGTAGATGTCCTGAAGCGCCTGCCCCGGAACTGA
- a CDS encoding family 2A encapsulin nanocompartment shell protein — MSDPNHFSLTAAAARNLATATVTVPQWDEITPRWLLKLLPWIDIDGGVYRVNQVQKTDRATVELLTVEGGEPKLPSTFVDYDENPREYHLSTIQTILNTHTRVTDLYSNEIDQLRQQVRLVVEAVKEREEWELLNNPNFGLLREVVDSQRINTLSGPPTPDDLDELLRLVWKKPAFFLAHPKAIAAFGREATRRGVPPPTVNILGSPFITWRGIPLVPSDKLPLEDDKTTIILLRLGEAEQGVVALQKTGVTGEVEPGLSVRYMGTNEHSVASHLVTRYFSAAVLTHDAIARLDNVFVGNYYDYSA, encoded by the coding sequence ATGAGCGATCCCAATCATTTCAGTCTCACCGCCGCCGCGGCACGCAACCTCGCCACCGCCACCGTCACCGTCCCCCAGTGGGATGAAATCACCCCGCGCTGGCTGCTCAAGCTGCTGCCCTGGATTGATATTGATGGCGGAGTGTACCGCGTGAACCAGGTTCAGAAAACCGACCGGGCCACCGTGGAATTGCTCACTGTGGAAGGCGGAGAGCCCAAGCTGCCCTCCACATTCGTGGACTACGATGAAAACCCGCGCGAGTACCACCTGAGCACCATCCAGACAATTCTGAACACCCACACCCGAGTGACCGATCTCTACAGCAATGAGATCGATCAGCTTCGCCAGCAAGTGCGCCTGGTGGTGGAAGCGGTGAAGGAACGCGAAGAATGGGAGCTGCTGAACAATCCCAACTTCGGCCTGCTCAGGGAAGTGGTGGACAGCCAGCGCATCAATACCCTGAGTGGACCTCCCACACCGGACGACCTTGATGAATTGCTCCGCCTCGTGTGGAAGAAGCCTGCCTTCTTCCTCGCGCATCCCAAGGCCATCGCGGCCTTTGGTCGTGAGGCCACCCGTCGTGGCGTGCCACCACCCACGGTGAATATCCTTGGCTCGCCCTTCATCACCTGGCGCGGCATTCCTTTGGTGCCCAGTGACAAACTTCCGCTCGAGGACGACAAGACCACCATCATCCTGCTGCGCCTTGGAGAAGCCGAACAAGGGGTGGTCGCATTGCAGAAAACCGGAGTCACTGGCGAGGTCGAGCCCGGTCTCTCAGTCCGCTACATGGGAACCAACGAACACTCCGTGGCCTCCCACCTGGTGACCCGCTATTTCTCCGCGGCCGTGCTCACGCATGATGCCATCGCGCGACTGGATAACGTTTTCGTGGGCAACTACTATGACTACTCCGCCTGA
- a CDS encoding tyrosine-type recombinase/integrase, with protein sequence MASVHRPDGYPFYFAHFRLPVGKKPDGATIWKQFKRSTGKERPDEAMVEAKRIEREEKKKSTFTEESALEVMHLLQSAGKQAARGLLNQQSAQAFLSKLTEISIGEPLVVYTVEKWFSTWLAGKDKSRSRGTYLRYQGIVDGFLASLPERRKRQPLESLTVGDIEAFRDAEIAAGKSASSVNLAVKTVRSVLKRAVPLGLIKANPADAMDSLPEKRIVKSTFDLPAVRALLTAAEGDWKGAILVGYLTGARLGDVTNLQWSSFDFTGRRLIFTAGKTGQSVELPLHESLKAHFEPLVPRDGKGPVFVTLTGKTAGGRNGLSRQFSALLKKAGIQGKSYEAAGKSGRTRNTLTFHSLRHSFNSALANAGVAQEIRMKLTGHLDAKVNSIYTHTELETLRLAIGKLPEITIQPV encoded by the coding sequence ATGGCTTCGGTGCACAGACCCGATGGGTACCCCTTTTACTTTGCTCACTTCCGGCTTCCTGTCGGGAAAAAGCCGGATGGAGCGACGATTTGGAAGCAATTCAAAAGAAGCACCGGCAAAGAACGGCCCGATGAGGCAATGGTGGAGGCCAAACGCATCGAACGCGAAGAGAAAAAGAAGTCAACGTTCACGGAAGAGAGCGCGCTTGAGGTGATGCATCTTTTGCAGTCTGCTGGAAAGCAAGCTGCCAGGGGGCTCCTGAATCAACAAAGCGCCCAGGCGTTCCTCAGCAAATTGACGGAAATCAGCATTGGCGAGCCTCTGGTCGTTTACACCGTTGAAAAGTGGTTTTCCACGTGGCTAGCCGGGAAGGACAAAAGCCGCTCTAGAGGCACCTACTTGAGGTATCAGGGAATCGTTGACGGGTTTCTTGCATCACTGCCAGAGCGACGGAAGAGGCAGCCCCTGGAAAGCCTGACAGTTGGGGATATCGAGGCATTCAGGGACGCTGAGATCGCAGCCGGAAAATCGGCGTCCAGCGTTAACTTGGCTGTCAAAACCGTTCGAAGCGTGCTCAAGCGTGCGGTTCCCCTCGGGTTGATAAAGGCAAATCCAGCCGATGCCATGGACAGTCTTCCTGAAAAGCGCATCGTTAAGTCAACCTTTGACTTACCTGCCGTACGAGCCCTTCTCACAGCGGCCGAAGGAGATTGGAAGGGCGCCATTCTTGTTGGCTATCTGACTGGTGCTCGACTTGGCGATGTCACAAACCTACAATGGAGCAGCTTCGACTTTACCGGTCGCCGACTGATTTTTACAGCAGGGAAAACCGGTCAGTCGGTAGAACTGCCATTACATGAGTCGCTTAAAGCACACTTCGAGCCTTTGGTTCCCCGGGATGGTAAGGGGCCTGTCTTCGTGACATTGACTGGAAAGACAGCAGGGGGAAGAAATGGTCTGAGTCGACAGTTCTCTGCGCTTCTTAAAAAGGCTGGTATTCAAGGCAAGTCGTATGAGGCCGCGGGCAAATCTGGGCGCACACGCAACACTCTGACCTTTCACAGCCTGCGCCACAGTTTCAATTCAGCCCTCGCGAACGCCGGAGTAGCGCAAGAAATCCGCATGAAACTCACGGGGCATCTTGATGCGAAAGTCAATTCCATTTACACGCATACGGAGTTGGAAACCCTTCGGTTGGCTATTGGCAAGCTTCCGGAAATTACGATCCAACCCGTTTGA
- a CDS encoding GIY-YIG nuclease family protein, whose protein sequence is MLYFIQSGSKIKIGYSANPLSRFRTIYTASPEPCGLVLTIHLPNEAKAEKALHHHFRAHRTNGEWFEINVYTAFRALIELKLIPEHEAPTLEMPTVSLPPMHPGFEKWFLATQTEYWSEKDIVSAKADLGPYWQQHHGRFTELLDEYQDIDKMIHMEQPLTDEEARAFMESMRKALLEKEHAESNGTMP, encoded by the coding sequence ATGCTCTACTTCATCCAATCCGGCAGCAAGATTAAGATTGGTTACTCTGCAAACCCTCTCTCTCGCTTCAGGACTATCTACACCGCGAGTCCAGAGCCCTGCGGATTGGTTCTGACCATCCACTTACCGAACGAAGCCAAAGCTGAAAAGGCACTGCACCATCATTTCCGGGCGCACAGGACCAACGGAGAGTGGTTTGAAATCAACGTTTACACGGCATTCCGAGCCCTCATCGAACTTAAGCTAATTCCTGAACACGAGGCACCAACGCTGGAAATGCCAACAGTCTCTCTTCCACCAATGCACCCTGGTTTTGAAAAGTGGTTCCTCGCGACTCAAACAGAGTATTGGTCCGAGAAAGACATCGTGTCAGCGAAGGCAGACCTCGGACCTTACTGGCAACAACATCATGGAAGATTCACGGAACTCCTCGACGAGTATCAGGACATCGACAAGATGATTCACATGGAGCAGCCTCTTACAGACGAGGAAGCAAGAGCGTTTATGGAATCAATGCGAAAGGCTTTGCTTGAGAAGGAACATGCAGAATCGAACGGAACGATGCCATAG
- a CDS encoding DUF3606 domain-containing protein, whose product MSDDLTKRRPQDASKISLTEDYEVRDWSKRLGCTPTELRDAVRAVGSGADKVREHLDKQKRHQ is encoded by the coding sequence ATGAGCGATGACCTTACGAAACGCCGTCCACAAGACGCCAGCAAGATTAGCCTCACTGAGGACTATGAAGTGAGAGACTGGAGCAAGCGACTGGGATGTACACCGACCGAGCTCCGTGATGCGGTGAGAGCCGTTGGCAGTGGCGCCGACAAAGTGCGTGAGCATCTCGATAAGCAGAAGCGACACCAATAG
- a CDS encoding helix-turn-helix transcriptional regulator: protein MTKRASQQWQMPKNSPRRGASRPAFLRIMEIHKCIVAGNYPNCASLAAEIEVSEKSIQRDISFMRDQWGLPLEYDEVRHGYRYTKPVHDFPILQLSKDDLVALFLARHALEPLRGTVLEGMLTESFRKIADACPGIVSFQWQDLDEAFSVKAAGVLTADVTLFNQLLTAVGECKVVSFRYEGLKGKGKELRKVNPYHLGQIDHGWYLLAWDNARNAMRTFALQRISDVQVLEDAFVRDPNFKATEHLNRGFGVWSYDAHEKAKTYDVTIRFYDYAARIVGERVWHPSQSISKSGKDGAIEFKVRLPGLEEITRWVLSWGSKAVVLGPKELKDNVTRELNAMVRSYGKD, encoded by the coding sequence ATGACCAAGCGTGCAAGTCAGCAGTGGCAGATGCCGAAGAACTCTCCACGCCGGGGGGCTAGCAGGCCGGCCTTCTTACGCATTATGGAGATTCACAAGTGCATCGTTGCAGGTAATTACCCAAATTGTGCGAGCCTTGCTGCAGAGATTGAAGTCAGTGAAAAGTCGATACAGCGCGACATCAGTTTCATGCGTGATCAGTGGGGGCTTCCCCTGGAGTATGACGAAGTTAGACACGGGTATCGGTACACTAAGCCTGTGCATGATTTTCCCATCCTACAGTTGTCCAAAGACGATCTCGTAGCCCTATTCTTAGCTCGTCACGCCCTTGAACCTCTGCGAGGCACTGTTCTCGAAGGCATGCTAACGGAGAGCTTTAGAAAGATTGCGGATGCCTGTCCTGGAATTGTTTCATTTCAATGGCAAGACCTGGACGAAGCCTTTTCTGTCAAAGCCGCAGGCGTACTAACTGCAGATGTCACCTTATTTAATCAACTTCTCACAGCCGTTGGTGAATGCAAAGTGGTGAGCTTCCGATATGAGGGGCTTAAGGGCAAGGGTAAAGAGCTTCGGAAAGTGAACCCATACCATCTTGGCCAAATCGACCATGGGTGGTATCTGCTTGCATGGGACAACGCGAGAAATGCAATGAGAACATTCGCTCTTCAAAGGATCTCCGATGTGCAGGTTCTTGAGGACGCGTTCGTGCGGGACCCGAACTTCAAGGCGACTGAGCATCTGAATCGCGGGTTTGGTGTATGGAGCTATGATGCTCACGAGAAGGCGAAGACCTACGATGTGACAATCCGGTTTTACGATTATGCAGCACGAATTGTCGGCGAGCGGGTTTGGCATCCATCACAATCAATTTCTAAGAGCGGAAAAGACGGAGCAATTGAGTTCAAGGTAAGGCTCCCAGGTCTAGAAGAAATCACTCGATGGGTGCTGAGTTGGGGAAGCAAGGCAGTGGTTCTTGGTCCCAAGGAATTGAAGGACAATGTCACTCGTGAACTGAATGCCATGGTGAGGTCTTACGGAAAGGACTAG